The genomic region tttccctttttgtttttcagccacACAAGGCCCTTTCGCTTCCCCAGAAGGTAAGGCCTGCCAGAGACACtgctgtgttgatgctctgGTTTTGAAGGCTGCTCCTCAGTCTCCTGGCCCTCCTTTATTTccgccatccctccatctttacGTCCATTCCTCTGTAGTGAGTCATGAGAGCTATCACCGGGAGCTGGGTGTctctttctccattttcctcctgtACCTGGCttctcctggagctgctcagctcttcataACTCTCCTGTCTCAGACCTAATCCTCAAGACCATTTAATAGAGGACGGAGGCTCTTCAGCGCTTTCAGAAAGATTTAGTGTTCATGGGGTTTGCTTGGGATGGAAAAAAAGACCAGAGACACCAACTAAATCTGTTACTAAACACGTTAATTCCTGAAGTAAAGCCAAAGTACAgtttccatctctttctcttgTCTGGATTTTCCCCCTTTCCGTCTGCTCGATGTAACTCTGATTGAAAGAATCACATTTAGGCTCCTGTCAGTCACCTGAACGTCTTATTTGGTGTAAATGTCAGCTTCTATTTCAAAGCCAGTTTGAATGTTGCATGTGGTAAAACTAGTGAGCTTCCACAGAGACCAGTGACATTAAACTGGGCCTTTCTTAATTaggaaaacaacacatttgtacCTTAGTGGCAACATTAACTGTCATCACAGTAAAATTAATTAGATAATCAATTGATGTTTCCAGCTATGCAGAGCTGATAGCTGACTGGCCCGTGGTGGTCCTGGGGGTGTGCACCGTGCTGATTGTGGTGTGTGCGCTGGTAGGCATCCTGGTACCTGACCTGCCTGACTTCTCAGACCCACTGAGGGTGAGTACCGACCCTCGTTGCCTTTTCTGCTGCATAACTGTCACAATAACAGATATTGAAAGAATGGTGTGTGATGTGGCTGcctctgacaggaaacacaacaatCTTCTTTAGGTCTTCGATTGATTTCAGTTCATGCTTTCAAACAGAAGCTgctttttctccctttccttATGACAACTTGTTCCGCTCATTGTTGCTTTCTTCCTTCCCAAAAGGGTTTTGAGCCTCGGGGAACAGCCATTGGTCAGCGACTGGTCACGTGGAACAACATGTTGAAAAACACAGGCTACAAAGCAACACTGGCCAACTACCCCCCCTTCAATATGCAGATGAGCAGGCCAAAAAGTACTTTACACTCACCTATTATCCTACCGAACGTACTTTTTCATTCTTACGGCATCACTGTAGTGAGCAGCTAATTGGAGGATACTGAACAAATGGTTCAACACCTCTAAAAATCTCAAAGACACACATTTCCATCTTCAAATCACATGAAGGTGACTACTGCAGTAACATCTCTCCACAACAAGCTGTGTTGTGGTCTAACATTTGCGTCACTGAGGAGTTGGGGGGCAGTGGAGGGGGTAACCTTGATGACAGAGTGGGAAGCAGAGGCTTTGAACGATGCTGCCAATGGGCCCGCTGACGTGCCTGAATCGCCTCTTGAAAGAAAAGGGGAACGATGTAGAACTGTGTCGGTGCACGAGGCCCGACTGTCAGCGCCAGTTCACTCCTCCGTGTGTCTGTCTGGATATTTCTCATTGTTAAGGCCTGTTTTCTCCCTCATATCACAACAAGCATATATCATTAAATTCACCTTTTTCCTGTTGCGTCATGGTCTTATTACCATATCCATGCAACAATAGCAGCTGTGTCCCAGCTCAGTCatcctttcatcctttcatcatGTGGTCGTGGTTAAAATTTGTCAAGATTGCAGTCAGTGATTAGAAAAGGACTTATTTtagctgcagcctctctgtcGTCGTTCTCCATTCTGTCTCACTCTGCTCGTCCATCCTCACATGTAATTCTGCACCGAGGTTCCTAGTGTGAGCTGTCAGCTGCCTCATCTTATCTGTCTTTAAAATCCTCCCTGATTACTCTGCACCGCCTTACACATCATCTCTGCGTCACAAACACATAACATACAAATGCCAGAACCATGTTGCCCCAACACTGCCATCACCACCGCCCACCCCCACATCCTGGCTGGACCCAGTTCAATCAGAGCTGCGATTATGATTATTATCCTAATGATACCAGTATGCTAGTTGTACGAGCCATTCGTCTGTTTTAGGGGCAACAGTGATTACTGCGGCTTCGGCCATTATTAAGCATCAAGGTCTGCTTCCTTCACTTTGGATCATGTCAAGATTTCGGCTGTAGAGCCGGAGACATTTCTCCCTTTATACGTAGGGCAACAGTCATTCATTGTTCCTTCTTGGATGACGCTGCTACTCTGTCCCATTTTAAGCCTCCCGCCTTTACAGGATTTAGCAAATTGTAATGACTCAGTTTTCCCAACATGATCAAGCAAAAGTTACACATAATGTTAAAAAGAATTATGGAGTTTTCCACCGCTGCCATCGAGtgtgacaaaataaacacattcacTTTTGATTGATGCTAATACTTATAACATTTGGCTGTCCCGCAGTCACCAAGAGCCGAGGTGGCCCGAGGACCATCATGACCGGGACAAACGGCAGGCCGAGTGGGACTTCAGTAAAGAGTTCTTTTGTGACGTTCCAGGTAAAACCTTTTTCTGGAGAAATGATCCCCAAAATGCAAAATGGAGAGCGACAAGGAAGCAGTCGTGGCTGTGTTTGCCGTCCAAGTAATAAAGCCTCTGCCGTTATGCAGGACAAAGGTACTCCAGGCTGGTGTTCACGTCGGCCGAAGGGAAGAACCTTTGGAGCATTCAGGCCATTAAATCTATGTGCAACCTGGACAACAGCAGGGTATGTTGGCCGGAGAGCGTAAGGCGATGTGTGACCCGATGGGTTAGTGATGTTGTTCTGGTGTTTCTCCCTTCTCAGGTGCGTTCCCCCCGTTCCCACCGTGACTACTGGAGTCTTTGTCAGCGCACCAGTGACGCTTCCTGCTGTCCCAGCTGGACAATCGGGAACTACGTTGCCGTGCTGACCAACAGGTCATCCTGTCAGAAGATCACCGAGCGGGATGTGTCGCACATCCTCAAGATTCTGCGCTCATGTGCTAAATACTACCACAACGGCACCCTGGGCCCCGACTGCTGGGACATGACCCTGAGACGCAAAGACCAACTCAAGTGCGCTAATGTGCCCAGAAAGTGCACCAAGTACAACGCCGTCTATCAgatcctccacttcctggtggACAAAGACTTCCTGAGTCCAAAGagcctggaatctcctccacccGTGCTCAAACATAGCATGCTCTTCTCGCCCACAGAGAAAGGGAAATCCATGATGAACATTTATCTGGATAATTTCGAGAACTGGAACTCCTCCGACGGCGTCACCACGGTGACGGGGATCGAGTTTGGCATCAAGCACGATCTGTTTCAGGACTacctcctcacagacactgTGTACCCTGCCATTGCCATAATGATCGTCCTGCTGgtcatgtgtgtgtacacgcgCTCTGTTTTTATCACCCTCATGACAATAATAGCCATCATCAGCTCACTGATTGTCTCTTACTTTCTCTACCGAATGGTCTTCAACTTCGAGTTCTTCCCCTTCATGAATCTCACAGCCCTCATCATCGTGGTCGGCATCGGCGCCGACGACGCCTTCGTGCTCTGCGACGTTTGGAATTACACCAAGTTTGACAAGCCTCACGCTGAGCTGTCGGAGACGGTGGGCGTGTCCCTTCAGCACGCTGCGTTGTCCATGTTTGTAACCAGCTTCACCACCGCTGCCGCTTTTTATGCCAACTATGTCAGCAACATCACCGCCATTCGCTGTTTTGGCGTCTACGCCGGCACGGCCATATTGGTGAACTACATTCTGATGGTGACGTGGCTCCCGGCTGTAGTGGTGCTACATGAACGCTACCTCCCTAATCTGTTGCCCTGCTCCAAGCCGCCACACCAGGAGCGAGGTTACTGTGCCTGCACCTTTTTGGCTGGTCTTTGCCAGAAGGTGAGCAAATGCCTGTTCGCACTCTCGGAAACATCGAGGATTTTCTTCGAGAAGGTGCTTCCCTGCATCGTCATCAAACTGCGCTACCTTTGGCTCCTCTGGTTTCTTGCCATCACTGTGGGTGGGGCCTACGTGGTCTGCATCAACCCAAAGATGAAGCTTCCCTCTCTGGAGTTGGCGGAGTTCCAGGTGTTCCGATCCTCTCACCCCTTCGAGCGCTACGATGCAGAATtcaagaagctgttcatgttcGAGAGGTTCCATCACGGCGAGGAGCTGCACAtgcccatcaccatcatctggGGCGTGATGCCCGTGGACAATGGGGACCCCCTGAATCCAAAAAACAAGGGGAAGCTGATGCTGGACAGCAGTTTCAACATCGCCAGCCCAGCAGCTCAGCTGTGGATCCTCAACTTTTGCCAGAAGCTGAGAAACCAGAGTTTTGTCTTCCAGTCAGAGGAGCAGGATTTCACCAGCTGCTTCATTGAGACCTTCAAACAGGTCAGTATTGCAACTGTTACAGATCCACGTCAAATACCGGTAGATGCTGTCTCATGTGGACCATTGAACGCTGTGGAGAGCAGATGTTTGACTGAATAATGGCCATCCAGACCCGTGGGGGTGTAACCTGTTGTGGTCCCACCTGTTCCAGTAACATGGTTTATGATGTGGTTTTGTTTCTGAGTAGGATTGTGAACAGTATGAACATGAACCTTCTGCATCTATAAGTGCACTTGGCACCTGTTTCATCCTCACAATTTCAACAGTGGATGGAGAACCAGGACTGTGAGGAGGCGTCCGTCTACCCCTGCTGCAGCCAGTCCACCTTCCCCTACAAGCAGGATGTCTTCGAGCTGTGCATTAAGAGAGCCATCATGGAGCTGGACCGGAGTACGACCTACCACCTGGTCAGCCGCACCCCCGGACCCCGATTTGACATCAACGACACCATCAGAGCTATAGTGTTGGAGTTCCAGAGTACTTATCTCTTCACGCTGGCTTATGAGAAGATGTTCCAGTTCTACAGTGAAGTAGGGCCTGTCACGTGCTTGcacgctgcttctgctgcgGTACGTTTTGTGAGATTAATGGTTGTCGCTGTTGCAGGTGGATGCCTGGATCACAGAGGAGTTGCGACATGCCCCCGCCGGCCTCAGTCACGGCTGGTTCATCAGCAGCCTGGAGTTTTATGACCTTCAGGACAGTTTGTCTGGTGGTAccctggttgccatggcactGTCAGTGGCGGTGGCATTCAGTGTCATGCTGTTAACCACCTGGAACGTCATCATCAGCCTCTACGCCATTCTGTCAATCGCAGGAACCATATTTGTCACTGTGGGGTCCTTGGTGCTCCTCGGCTGGGAGATGAATGTTTTGGAGTCCGTCACCATTTCGGTGGCGGTAGGATTGTCGGTGGACTTTGCCGTCCACTATGGCGTGGCCTACCGACTTGCTCCGGAGCCCGACCGTGAAGGAAAGgtcattttctctctcagccGCATGGGCTCTGCCATCGCCATGGCAGCGCTGACCACCTTCGTTGCGGGCGCCATGATGATGCCCTCGACCGTGTTGGCCTACACTCAGCTGGGCACGTTCATGATGCTGATCATGTGCATCAGCTGGGCCTTCGCCACCTTCTTCTTTCAGTGCATGTGTCGTTGTCTGGGGCCCCAGGGCAACTGTGGCCAGATCCCGCTGcccaaacagctgcagtgtCAGGTCTTCTCTGAGGTTACACCAGCAGGCCCGTCCTCTCAAGAAGGGCTCCTACGGAGGGGGGGTGAGGCGGAGCATTATGAATTAGAGCCGCTGGCCTCCGATCAGAAAATTGAGGATAAACccaaggaagagcaggaggcgTGCAGCCAGCCCTGTAATGGGATCTCTTCTCTCCACCACATGGGCTCTTATTCCAGCCCCCAAGGTAAGAGCAAACCTGAGGCCGGCAGAAACAGCACGGACAATGGCGTTATGGTCCCGCTCGGCCCGCCACTGCGCTGCCGGTCTCCTCAAACCACCAACTGTACGTGTGGGGACCCGCCGCCTCCTCACCTGCATCAAGACTGGGCCCCCCACCCCTGTGCTCCGACCCCACAGGACCCTGACACTCCGCAGCTCTTCCCCCGATCGACAAACACCAGTAATAAACAAAAGGCAGGCTTGCTAACTACAAATCTGGACCCAGTGTACACCCACATGGACTGCCACATGCACTATGTCCACTGCTCCCCTGCCCattcccaccaccaccactcccagGGAAGACTTGCGACTCCAAGGCAAGGAGCCCCCCACAGCTGCCATCTCAGGAATTACTGCGCCCACACTGCGAGCCAGCAGGCTGGTTCATCCGGAGAACCCAGATTCACAGCTCAGAGCCCGGACAGAAGCCCCTCCTCAGCCATCGCGGGAGCAGCGGACTGTCAGAGACACGACACGGGCCGCTCAAGCCCAGACGGGAGTCAAAACCTCAAGCCCCCATCCCCGAAACGACCCCAGACtcaacacccctcccccacgtCAGGCGCAGCTCAATCAGCCGGTGTCGAAAGACAGACGGCAAAAGACAGTGAGCCTTGTTCCGGAGGTACCCCAGCACCCGCCACCACACAGACAGCAACGCAGGGGGACGCTCAGACCCCCGGCAGCCAGGAGAAGCTGGCCAGCGTTCCCCTCACACCGGAGGAAAGCCTCCGTCCGTGTCGGCAGAGCCCCAAAAGAGAGCGGGCGTTGTGCGCCTCGCCAAAGAGACTCTACTGTTACAACAGGACgttgaaaatgaaatgcagcTCCACTTCAGAGTTTAACGTGCCAAAAAGCGACACCAGCGTGCCTCCTATTGCAATAAACACCACCCACTCGCCTGAGAGCCTGTGTTGAGAAAGTCACATTTTAGGAAGAGTTTTTTGTCCACATCAAGCAGCTGATGTCcagaaaaaagaagcaacacGTCACCTGTGCACTCAAGAAAGGCCTTTGTTGACCAAGTGCCTCAGAAAAGAGCATGGAGATACAGAATATCTTGTCCACCTGTCGTCCCCCAGGCTTTGTGAGCCAcattgtgtttgatttttacagTGAAACGTGCATTGAACGTATGTAATTTTGGTGCCATTAAAAGTGCTTTCACCTTAAATTGAAGGTATCGGAGTGGGACTACTTAACCCCTGTGCTGGGCTGAATCCCCAGCAGCCTCATCAGCACCAACGTGCCACATTTTGAAGCGTGATCAATTCTCCACGTGTTCGGCTCACCACCACATGATTAAAATGTCCTCTTTTTTAACTGGTTGCCTTCCTGTGGTTTTAAATGAGCTTAGATTCTGTTTCCTTTCCTTCTAAACATGGCCGACCGTGCACTGACGCGCGGCAGCGACCGACGGACGTGTTTAATGAGTGGCGAAGCGGCTGATGCtttaaagcagctgcagctatTGTGTTTGCAATAACAGTGGATTAAATGACCGTGTAGTTTGTAGAGTTTGTTCCCAGTTGTGCAGAGCTCGGGTGTTGTTTTGGTCGGTCTGTCGGCGTCAgccacgccacgccacgccacgccTCCATCGGCCCACTATAATAGTGACTTCTGACTTTTCTGGTCAAATCCTTGGTTTTTATCCCAACTTGGGAAAGTTGCATGATAAATTGCTGCTATTTCTGCTGCTCGAGGACCTTAACTGGGGCACTTTGACTGTCACCACAGTAAATTTAACCCCACTTTGTTAGGGCAGCTGCCTCGTTTGTCGTCTTCGTGGTCGAGCTGACGGCGGACAGACCGACTACCAAACATAATCCACATCTTGGCTTCTCCACTACTGAATGCATCACACATGAAGTTTCTGTGGCGCAAACAGAGGGCTGACTCCTCTGCTCTGAAAACATTTCACCGCAGACAGGCTAATGGGAGGAAAAgtcccatcatgctttgctctttctctccccccttgTCCCCGTCACACCTCCTAAACCCCAGAACAAACtgccacaaacaaacaaacccttaAAAACACATGACGCCAGAGACGCTGGCACAGAGGACTCGCTTGATGCTTCATGTGAGGAAGGAACCTTCCTATTTTTGGCTCCCAGCTCAGCGTGTGTTGACCTCcgacctcctccatcactgtcaggGAACCCCCACACCTCTCTTCTCCTCAGACTTGCGTGAGCATCCCTGTAATTATATTTACCTAAAAAGAGGTCAAATATTAGCTCTGGccttgggggggggctttattaCATTTCCCCGTGATGGAGAAACTCCACAGCTTGTGTACCTTTGCTGACTTTAATCTGCAGGCCTGAAATAACTGAAGACGCTGCCGAGCTGCACCGCTTGTTTACAAGGCAAACATTTGCTTCCACTTTTCAAATTAGATTTTAGCTGAGGCGCTGGACTTCAGATTTATGGAAGTAAGacagggtttcttttttttaacatcaagCCCATCTTTTTTCGGGGGAACAAAGTGGTGAAGTCAACCGAACACACCAAAGCTTTCTGCTGTAGCGTGATAGCTTCACAGGTGCACTTTAGccataaatgtcattttcttgttggtgttgatggacagatggatgtcCATTCTAGTGCctcatattaaaaaaataatcatgtcaCAGACGAGTTGAGGAACCAAAACAttgaaggttctgggttcatttTCTGGCTATAAATGTACTGAATATAAAACAGCATCTAGTATCCAGGCTGCTGTATATTAAACTAGAAAAGCTGCACATCTAAAAAGGTACTAAATATTTTTAGTGGAAcggaaaataaaagtcaaattccaagtgagaggaaaggaaaatagTTTATTTACAATTTGTATTGCAtatcgtttttttgttttgttttactaGTTAAAAAGTGGTTTTGAAGATAAATTGATTTTTAATTGGCCGATAATCTCTTTAACATGTGCCCACCGGCCGCACCAGGACAGTCGGACTGGTGTATAAGAAGCATGTGGTGGAGGGAGGGCAGACAAATGTGTCCAGATTAATGGACTGTCCACAGTGTATAAGATGAAGGAGCCTGCAGACCGGCTCTAATGTTCACAACAGCTGGCTCATAAAGACCAGGAGGACGCTGGCGGCGGGGCCAACACGACGGAAGCTGTTCCTCTGCCCAGTagcttcctgttttcagtcAGCGCTGACCTCTGTCATCTTCCAGTCCAGCAGGCAGGACGCTGagcaaagctgctgcaggagagagtCCACCAGTCTGTGACACCAATTTAGGACATATGAAAGCTTAAATATTTCACATCTCCACTTCATGGaagtttgttttggttttttcagTCAGTTATCTTTCACATGATCCAAGAATCATTTTCTTTGTGACAACTCGTGAGAGAAAATGACAATTATGTCTCTTACGTGTCACCGGCTGATGGAGTTGAGCAGCTCTCGCTCAGAGTTGCGGCGCTCTGATGCCCTGAAGCTGGatgctctctgcctcctctttgcCCTCGGCAAACGTTTTCACTTTCGTGTCTTTGAGCAGCAGCGAGACGAGCTGCTCATAGAACCAGTCCAGGTCCTGAGGATCCTCCGGCCAAGTCAGGTACTGTCGCCTCTGGACAAACGCCCTGACTGCGTTACACCTCATCAGTTGATAGTGCGCCACCTACAGGCGAGATGTGCACAAGAAGAGCTTAAGAAACGCATTGAGATGCGGAAAGCCTGACACCTAGTGGCGAGAGGTGAGTAGTGGTTTACAGTTAACTGATCCAGCGGATGGAAACTGGTTTTCTGGCGTTTTGGGGTTTTATTTCTGGAAAGAAGCTTTAATCGATTTCGGTTTAAATGTGAGTAGCTAATAAAAATTAAGACAACGACTGAgggaatgaaaatggaaaacgCACTTTTCCAACCACCACCATAACCAGAATATTGGTCAGCTCCTCCAACATGCGACCTTGAGCCAGTGAGAATGCCTCCAAACACCAGCCATCTGAAGAGAGGAACAATTACTATGATTAGATGATTAATCCATCACCTAAAGTGTGaagaaataaatacaacatttaatgttgctgctgtgtggttTCTAATATCAGTTAATAGGACTCATTCTGCAATCTGACAGCAAACCAATCGCTGCACCTTTCAGGAACTCCTTAGACACGACACACAAAGTCTTGCGGCTGCCCCAGATGGCGTCTCTGATGTTGGAGAGATGGTCCTCGCCGGGCAGGAAGTCTCTGGCCTCCAAACAGCAGCGGAAGGTGTTGTCCGACAGCTGGCTGTCCAGCttcttcagcacagcagcctccacccacctGTAGTCTTTGCTGCTGAAGCACAGGAAGACGTCGTACGGCTGCTCGTCCGTGATCGCCGGTGGTTTGGGGGCGTCCAGAACCTTTCTCACGATCTTTTTATAGGCAACAAAAATGCGCCCTCGGAGACGCGCGTACGCGGCCCCACAGAGGATGGCCGTGATGACAAGGCCAGCTGTGAAGACGAAGAGCGCAAACCTGAGTCCGCGGGTGGATTCCTCATCATCTACCTCGCAGGCTTCAACGGTCCTGGAGTAATTCAGCAGGGGCAGGTTCTGGAGAGCTGCTGGAAACGCACATCTGTACTCCGCCACTGGGCTCAGGTGGGTCACATTGGTGGCGTTGAGCCACGCCAGGAAGGCCTGCAGATGGCAGTCGCAGTGGAAGCGATTTCCTTCGAGGTCGAGGAGGATCAGCGTTTGGAAAATCCCAGGGTCCGGGGATGCCAGGAAGTTCCCCAAAATGTGGAGAATGGCCAGACTGGTGGGAAAGACGTCCGACTGCAGATACGTTAAAGCGTTGAAGGAGAGGTCGATCTCATGGACCGAGCTCAGGCCGGCGAAAATTCCCTGTGGGAGACTTTCCAGGGAGTTGAAGCTTAAATTCAGACCGCGCAGATTGCAGAGGTGATCGAACAAATCGAGGCACTTTCCCTCCATCCAGACCTTCTGCAGGCAGCTGTCGTGGACATCCAACACTTTCAAGGTGCCATTAATGGGGACTGCCCATTTCCGATTCAGGGTGCACCACTTGATCAAGTTCCCGCCAAACATTAAAGTCTCAAGACGATGAAAATCAGTTATAAGCATGTAGACATCCTCCAAGTTGTTCAGTCTGTTGTCTCTGACGTCCATGTAGGTGCTGTTCGCAGCCAGGTCCATGACACTGTACAGAGAGTCCAACTTGTTGTCCCCCAACAGTAGGAACTCTAACTTTGGTAAAGATGCGGGAGAGCCGAGCTTCCGGAGCGAGTTCCCTGTCAGGTATAATCCTCGTAGTTCAGGAAGGCCACTGAAGGCTTTGGAACCCAGTGCGCCAATGTGGTTGTAAGACAGATCCAACACCCTGAGCTCCGACAGGCTTCCGAATGTATCGCGTAGAGATCTCCCAGCAGGTTGAAAGACAGGTTGAGCAGGCGTAAATGACCCTGGAGCCCGTTGAAGGCGTTCGTCTGAATCTGGCCGACTTTGTTTCTAGAGACATCCAGAATCACCACGTTCCTCAGAGGTCGGAACACGGCACTCTTCAGAACATATATCCAATTTCCCGACAGGTCCATGGTATGAATCCCGCTGCTGACAAGGCCTTCAAATGTGTCCTCGTTGGGATCTGGCAGGTTGTTGTGTGAAAAGCCTTTGCCCATGTTGCTGGAGATTATGAGATGATTAATCAAAGTACCCTCGATTGCTTTGAGAAACCGACGCAGCGTGTTCAAGTTGAAGCCAGTGCTGGATAGGTCCAGCGT from Takifugu flavidus isolate HTHZ2018 unplaced genomic scaffold, ASM371156v2 ctg528, whole genome shotgun sequence harbors:
- the LOC130520790 gene encoding LOW QUALITY PROTEIN: protein dispatched homolog 1-like (The sequence of the model RefSeq protein was modified relative to this genomic sequence to represent the inferred CDS: deleted 2 bases in 1 codon) produces the protein HTRPFRFPRSYAELIADWPVVVLGVCTVLIVVCALVGILVPDLPDFSDPLRGFEPRGTAIGQRLVTWNNMLKNTGYKATLANYPLQYADEQAKNHQEPRWPEDHHDRDKRQAEWDFSKEFFCDVPGQRYSRLVFTSAEGKNLWSIQAIKSMCNLDNSRVRSPRSHRDYWSLCQRTSDASCCPSWTIGNYVAVLTNRSSCQKITERDVSHILKILRSCAKYYHNGTLGPDCWDMTLRRKDQLKCANVPRKCTKYNAVYQILHFLVDKDFLSPKSLESPPPVLKHSMLFSPTEKGKSMMNIYLDNFENWNSSDGVTTVTGIEFGIKHDLFQDYLLTDTVYPAIAIMIVLLVMCVYTRSVFITLMTIIAIISSLIVSYFLYRMVFNFEFFPFMNLTALIIVVGIGADDAFVLCDVWNYTKFDKPHAELSETVGVSLQHAALSMFVTSFTTAAAFYANYVSNITAIRCFGVYAGTAILVNYILMVTWLPAVVVLHERYLPNLLPCSKPPHQERGYCACTFLAGLCQKVSKCLFALSETSRIFFEKVLPCIVIKLRYLWLLWFLAITVGGAYVVCINPKMKLPSLELAEFQVFRSSHPFERYDAEFKKLFMFERFHHGEELHMPITIIWGVMPVDNGDPLNPKNKGKLMLDSSFNIASPAAQLWILNFCQKLRNQSFVFQSEEQDFTSCFIETFKQWMENQDCEEASVYPCCSQSTFPYKQDVFELCIKRAIMELDRSTTYHLVSRTPGPRFDINDTIRAIVLEFQSTYLFTLAYEKMFQFYSEVDAWITEELRHAPAGLSHGWFISSLEFYDLQDSLSGGTLVAMALSVAVAFSVMLLTTWNVIISLYAILSIAGTIFVTVGSLVLLGWEMNVLESVTISVAVGLSVDFAVHYGVAYRLAPEPDREGKVIFSLSRMGSAIAMAALTTFVAGAMMMPSTVLAYTQLGTFMMLIMCISWAFATFFFQCMCRCLGPQGNCGQIPLPKQLQCQVFSEVTPAGPSSQEGLLRRGGEAEHYELEPLASDQKIEDKPKEEQEACSQPCNGISSLHHMGSYSSPQGKSKPEAGRNSTDNGVMVPLGPPLRCRSPQTTNCTCGDPPPPHLHQDWAPHPCAPTPQDPDTPQLFPRSTNTSNKQKAGLLTTNLDPVYTHMDCHMHYVHCSPAHSHHHHSQGRLATPRQGAPHSCHLRNYCAHTASQQAGSSGEPRFTAQSPDRSPSSAIAGAADCQRHDTGRSSPDGSQNLKPPSPKRPQTQHPSPTSGAAQSAGVERQTAKDSEPCSGGTPAPATTQTATQGDAQTPGSQEKLASVPLTPEESLRPCRQSPKRERALCASPKRLYCYNRTLKMKCSSTSEFNVPKSDTSVPPIAINTTHSPESLC
- the LOC130520791 gene encoding LOW QUALITY PROTEIN: toll-like receptor 5 (The sequence of the model RefSeq protein was modified relative to this genomic sequence to represent the inferred CDS: inserted 1 base in 1 codon; deleted 1 base in 1 codon), translating into MLPIMHFVWSHCQLRLQEPLLGSPLASQHHPPLSQHEPHRGDQQNLPQAVPGVGEAGSGASAGATGHTEQRLPPQRKLQVLVLGYNRGLQLEPRAFAGLFRLQQLFLDYCGLTESVLAESYLAPLLSLQELDLYGNQISTLRPGLFFSQLTYFTELNLDLNPIERLCESDLVGFQGKSFHRLSLNSAHLYKMNDATFDWEQCGNPFRRMAFRTLDLSSTGFNLNTLRRFLKAIEGTLINHLIISSNMGKGFSHNNLPDPNEDTFEGLVSSGIHTMDLSGNWIYVLKSAVFRPLRNVVILDVSRNKVGQIQTNAFNGLQGHLRLLNLSFNLLGDLYAXTFGSLSELRVLDLSYNHIGALGSKAFSGLPELRGLYLTGNSLRKLGSPASLPKLEFLLLGDNKLDSLYSVMDLAANSTYMDVRDNRLNNLEDVYMLITDFHRLETLMFGGNLIKWCTLNRKWAVPINGTLKVLDVHDSCLQKVWMEGKCLDLFDHLCNLRGLNLSFNSLESLPQGIFAGLSSVHEIDLSFNALTYLQSDVFPTSLAILHILGNFLASPDPGIFQTLILLDLEGNRFHCDCHLQAFLAWLNATNVTHLSPVAEYRCAFPAALQNLPLLNYSRTVEACEVDDEESTRGLRFALFVFTAGLVITAILCGAAYARLRGRIFVAYKKIVRKVLDAPKPPAITDEQPYDVFLCFSSKDYRWVEAAVLKKLDSQLSDNTFRCCLEARDFLPGEDHLSNIRDAIWGSRKTLCVVSKEFLKDGWCLEAFSLAQGRMLEELTNILVMVVVGKVAHYQLMRCNAVRAFVQRRQYLTWPEDPQDLDWFYEQLVSLLLKDTKVKTFAEGKEEAESIQLQGIRAPQL